Below is a genomic region from Roseimicrobium gellanilyticum.
CTGGTGATTCGCCATGCCCTCCAGCATCTCAAACTGCACATGATCAAATGCGTTGCTCTCCTGCACCAGCGTCAGCGCATAAGCGACGTCGAAGAGATTGTGGGAAGCGATGCCCAGTCGCACGGCAGGGAGGTTTTCCGGCGCGAGTCCTTCATGCAGCATGCGCTTGTAGTTCGCATCCGTCTCCAGTTTCGTCTTGAAAGGAGCCTGCGGCCAGTCCTTCAGCGCTGCCTCGAAGCGCTCCATCTCCATGTTCGCGCCCTTCACAAGACGAATGGTGACGGAAGCACCTCCAGCGGCAGTGCGTTTCCGTGCCCATGCGTTGATGATGCGCTGCCACCTCGCACTATCCGGCACATAGGCTTGCAGTGCGATTCCGGCGCTGACTTTTTCCAGACCTGGACGATCCAGCGTGCGCATGAAGACCTCACATGTGAGGCTCAGGTCACGATACTCCTCCATGTCGAGGTAGATGAACTTCGGCACGCGGGAGCCATCGGTACGGGTGAAGGTCGAGCGCGCTGCACTGCGGTAGAGCCGCTCCAGGCGATCGCAAACCGTCGTGATGGTATGCTCGCGGGCGATGGGAGACATCTGCGAGTACAGCGTCGAGATCTTCACGGAGAGCACTTCCGTGTCCGGCGCTTGCAAGGCCTCCAGGCATTGCTCCAGCCGCCGTCCTGCTTCCGCCTCACTGAGGATGGCCTCGCCGAGGAAGTTCACATTCATGCGCACGCCCTGCTCGCGGCGCTGGCGTAGATGCTCGGCCAGCAGCTCGGGCTCCGCAGGCAGGATCACGTTGGCCGTTTCCTGCTGCATGTGGCCTTTGACCATCGGCACGGATACGCCAGGTAGCCAGCCGCCAAACGTCTGGAAGCCCCGTAGCATGGCGCGGTCCAGGGGACTGAAGAAGCGCGGGATGCCCTGCACATCCAGGATGTGGGTGAACTGATCCACGACACGGGCGGACGACTTCGCGCGGAAGGCCTGATCCGTGAGCTGGACCAGCGTAGCCTTGTCCGTGGACGTCTGCAGCATGCGATCCAGCTCTGCTTGCTGACGGCGCTCGGCAGCCGTCTGCAGTTCCGTGGCACGCTGCTGCAGACCGCGCGCTACATCGAGGGCGCGCTGGATGGTGGAGGCTTGATCAAACATCTGGATGAGGGGGCGTTTGGCCGGTGCTTGGGAGTGATGCCCTGGCGTCGGAACAAAAGGTGTTCTTTCGATCCTGATTGGTGTACATGGAGGCCAGTCTCCCTGTGCTTTTGTTGTCTTGACCTCGATCGCGTTGGGAATCATCCTCCTCTCGCGTAGCATCCATGAAGAACCAGACGTTCTCCCAAAGGTTTTGGTTAGTCCTCATTCTCGGCGTTGTATGTGCTTGGGGCTCTGCTTCCGCCCAATCGGGTCCGGTGATTGAAGTGTCCGCTGCGCAGGGGGTGCGCATCAATGGCAAGGTACTCACACCCGGCCCGTGGGCCGAAGGGCTGGCAAAACGTCTCAGTGATGAGCCAAAGTTTTTCGAACTCAGGGGCACGTTTATTGAGTTCAACAAGAGCGGCATCATCATTCCCAGATATGGCAGGGCCATACAGTTTGTGCTTCCGTTCAATGATATGGGGTTGGACAGAAGGACACCCATTAGTTTTACGGGAACAGTGGCAATTGAAGGAGTCATCCTGAAAAACATGGAGAGGAGTTCGGTGGACGACGTCCTGAAATTGCTCACAGCCAAAGGAATGAACCCTCAGAAGTGTGATGCCGATCCTGAGTTCAGTCATCAACTCACCGTGGGGAAGGCAATCGTCATATTTACGCGGGGCAAAGAACGGCAAATGGCCAGAGTATGGATTCAGTGGGATGATTCTGAACCTGACCCCAAGGAGTTTTTGAAATGAGAGGTGTAAATGTTCATGGGAGAACTTCCATCGAACACTATTTGGCCAGGGTGGTGAGGAACTCCTGCCAAAGGGAGTCGGCATCCGCGCCGCAGAGTTCCTTGAACTTCTCCGCGCTGTAAGTACCATCATGGCAGGCGGTATTCAGCTTGCGTACAAGGTCCTTGTCTTTGGTCTTCACATCCTCCAGCCAGATGAGGAAGGTCGCCGCAATGCCGTAGCCCTGTTTGTAGCTGTTCTTCGCGCGGTCGATGCGATGCTTGCGCCTGCCGGGCTCGAAATGCCGGTCGCGCGTATAGTCCGCGATACCCTCCATGAGCCACCACTCGCCCTTGCCCTTGTAGTTTTGCACTACATGCGTGAGTTCATGAACGACCATGCCGTAGTCATCGGGGGCTTTCTTGGTGACCCAATCCTCAGAGATGGTGATCTCATTGTTCACCGTACCCGCCACACCCTTCATCGGCTTGAAGATGAGCTTCACTTCGGGATAGGGTAGAGCGTGATTGTCGCCGAAGAGGATTTTGGTGAGCTTCGGATACCACTCCTCCACGAGGGTCTTCGACTTCTCCGCGAAGGTCTGGCACGATGGTGCCTGACTGTAGTCCACGGTGACGGTGAAGGGCTGCTGTGCAGAGACCATTCCCCACAGAGATGCCGCGACAAGAGTGACAAAAAACTGGAAGGGCTGAGTGCGGTATTGCATGGAGGAGGAAGGTTGGTCAGGTGCGGGAGTCAAAGACAGGAAGCCGCCATTTCCAGACAATGGCCGCGAGGCGTAGCAGCAGGATCACGATCATGCCGATCAATCCTGGCATGGGCACGGAAGGCGCGAATCGGTACAGCAACACATAAGCAACCGACCCAATCGTGGCGGCCGTGGCGTACAGAAACGTTTCCTGACGGAAGACGAGCGGCAGTTCGCGGCACAAAACATCGCGAATGATCCCGCCAGCCACGCCGGTGATGACACCGAGAATCACGGCGATGATACCCGACTCCTGATACTGCAGTGACTTCTCTGCGCCTACGATGGTGAACATTGCCAGGCCGACGGCGTCGGCGACCAGCAAGGCGCGCAGGGGCATGCGCCAGAATCGTGCCACCACGAAGGTAGCGAGTGCTGTCAGCAAGGCGGTGACCGTGACAGAGGGATTCTGAATCCAGAACACGGGTTCGGCTCCCAGGCAGACATCGCGGATGGTGCCACCGCCCACCGCCGTCACGAGTGCCAGCACCAGCACGCCAAAGAGATCCACGCCACGCCCGGCTGCTGCGAGCACGCCGGAGATGGCGCATACGGCAACGGCGAAATGTTCGAGCCAGGGTGGCATGGCGGCAGAGAGGACGTGGGGGTGCTTCAGGTGGTGCGGAGCGGGGCGAACTCATGCTGCCGGAGCACTTCTCCCTGAAGATTGCGCATGGTGAACTGGAGCCGGGAACCGTTCGCGTGCGCTTCGGTGAAGGTGGCGGCATCGGGCTTTGGCCCGCCTCCGACCAGTTGAGCGTATGGTCGCTCTGGTGACTGCGGCAGCCATGCGTGTTCATGTGTGTGCCCGGAGACGACGATCTGTGCTTTCCACTCCACGAGTGCCTCATGCCAGAGGTCGCGGCTTCTGCGACTGAAGGCATCGTAGGTGCGTCCTTCTTCACTCTCATTCAGCCAGCGCAGCGGGATGTGGCAGAACACGACACGGTAGGGGGCGTCACGCAGCTCCGGAGTCGTCAGGACATGAGACCGCAACCACGCCGCTTGCTCACGGCGCAGCGGTTCGCACGCCACCCGTCCCTTGAAGCTGGGGTGGTCATCATCCTTGTCTTCGCCGGTATTCAGGCAGACCACAGCCACGGGTCCGCTGCGGAAGGCATAGTAGGAATGTCCTTCCGGTGCTGCGGCGTGATCCGCGAGTTGGTATCCATATTGTCCCCGCAGGTCATGATTTCCCCAGACAAAGAAGAGCGGACGTTGTGCAGTGAAATCTGTGCCGGCGGGATGCAGCAGCGTGGGGATGATTTGTTCCTCCTTGTGCCAGTCGTTGCAGATGTCCCCATTCCACAAAAGGAAGTCTGCGGAATCAGGGGATGCAGCGTGCAGTCTCGTGATGGTCTCCTTGTTCTGATGCGTGTCATTCCACACGAGGAAGTGCGTCTCCTCAGCCTTGGGTGCCAACGTGCGGAGCGTGCGCCATGGGCTTTCTTCACGCACAGCCGGTTCGGTCATGGACTCGGTGACGGTACGATATGTATGCGTCGTGCCAGGGGCGAAATCGTGAAGGCGTACGCGCAGCCCCTTGGTGCCTTGCGTGGAGAAGCCGAAGGCATTTCCGCCGAAGCGCTTCACCTCAGCGTCCTGCTTCACTTCCACCCAGCCACGTGCATGGCGTGAGATGCCCCATACAATTTCCGCGCCATCGGCGCGTGGCGCCATGACCACGGGAGGCGTGGTGGCCAGTGCATCACCAGCGGGAGAAGGTGGGGCGGTTTGAGCAGGAGTGGCTGGGGTCTGTGCAGAGGCCGCCTGCGAGATGGCGGCGATGCCGGTGGTGGCCGAGGCGAGGAAATGGCGACGCTTCATGATGAGAGTATAACGACGTGACGAACGGTCCTTGTCGAATGATGCCGCATTTCATTGGTTGAGTTCAACAGGCAGATCCGCCGGTGGCGTCTTCGGTGCATCTTTCATCTCGAGCACGGTTCCAGGAGATACGGACTTCTTGGTGTCTCCACCATTCTGCAGGTAGAGCCCACCCGGGGCATGGCCCGCATCGATAAGCTCGCCCGCCTCGGTGGGGGCCTTGCTATGGGTGAAGCGTGCCTTCGTCAAAGGCTGCGTCTGGCCTTCCACGGTTCGCACCCAGCCGTTGCCAAACACAGCGCGACGCACTTCATGGACACTTTTGCCATCGCGACGGAAGTCCTCCACGAAGGAATACAGACCAGAGAGTGGCTTGCCTCCTGTGTGAACTCGGAAGGTGGCCATGAGTTTCCAGGCCTTTTCCTTGGGCTGCCAGAGCCAGCCTGTGTACGCAGTTTTTTCACCCTCGACACGCGCTTGTACGACGCAGCGAAGGGTCTCGCCAATCTCCCAGGGGAAGTCTGTCATGCTCTTGCCACCCGTGCCTTCACCACCGAACCTCGATACCTTCACGTCCTTGCCTTGCGCGAGAATCTCCACGCGGTCTTCCAGCTTCACGGCTTCGGGGTTGTCTCCCTTGGTGGGATCCCACACGGAGAAGATGCCGACCTTGCGCCCTTTGCCGAGTTCCTGGACGCCAAAGTATCCCGTGTTCCATCCGCATACCATGAAGTAGCTGCCTGCCGTGCTCGTCTCCACTCGACCCTCCAGATAGAACCACTCAGCAGCAGGTGCGGGCCAACCTAGGTGGATGGAGCACGCGGCATTGGGTTCGACGGCTTTCCCATTCTCATCCGCCACGACAGGCATGGAAGTCATGAGACTACCGAAGGTCAGAAGAAACACGGGCAGGGATCGAAGTGAGTGACAGAGCTTCATGGAAGGTGAAATAAGGAGGGGCGAAAGGATGGGGTGAAGTCAGCACTCGGTCACATTGACCGCGAGACCGCCGCGGGAGGTTTCCTTGTACTTGGTGCTCATGTCCGCGCCGGTCTGGCGCATGGTGGCGATGACCTTGTCGAGCGACACACGGTGAGTGCCGTCACCGTGTAGGGCGAGGCGAGCGGCGTGGATGGCTTTCACGGCGCCCATGGCATTGCGTTCGATGCAGGGCACCTGCACGAGTCCACCCACCGGATCGCAGGTGAGACCGAGATTGTGCTCCATGCCGATCTCAGCGGCATTCTCCACTTGAGGTACGGTGCCACCTTGCGCTTCACACAGTGCGGCTGCGGCCATGGAACACGCAACGCCGACTTCACCCTGGCATCCCACTTCCGCTCCGGAGATGGAGGCATTCAGCTTGTACAGCAGGCCAATGGCTCCCGCGGTGAGGAGGAATCGCACGATCTTGTCCTCATCCGTGACGCGCAAGACGCGACACAGGTAATGCATGGTGGCGGGCAGGATTCCCGCTGCTCCATTGGTGGGTGCGGTGACCACGCGACCACCGGCGGCATTTTCTTCATTCACGGCCATGGCCCACAGGCTGACCCAATCGAGCGCCGTGAGAGGATCCTGGAGCGCGACTTCCGGCTTTGAGGTGAGTTCACGATATAGACCAGGTGCCCGGCGCTGTACTTTCAATCCCCCAGGCAGCGTGCCTTCCGCATGACAGCCGCGCTCCACGCACCCTTGCATCGCGTGCCACACTTTCAGCAGGGACGCACGTGTCTCCTGCTCAGAGCGCCAGGCGCTTTCATTGCGAAGGGTCATCTCGCTGATGCTGAGCCCTGAGTCCTTGCCCATGCGCAGCAGATCATCGCCTGTCTTGTAGGGGAAGGAAAGGGCTCGCTGATCGGCATTCAAGGTGTCGCGGCGGGCGTCACCTTCATTCACCACAAATCCACCGCCGATGGAGTAGTAGGTCCTGGAGAGAAGTTCGGTGCCGGAGCCATCGTAGGCGAAGAAGCGCAGGCCATTGGGATGCTCAGGAAGAGATTCCAGGCGATGGAAGAGCAAGTCGCGCTTTTCCTCGAAGGGAATCTCACGCGTGCCACCCAGATGCAGACAGTGAGTTTGCCGGATTCGTTCGAGCCGGACTGGCACGGAGTCGATATCCACACTCTCCGGCAGCTCGCCTTCGAGGCCGAGCAGCACCGCCTTGTCCGTGCCATGCCCTTTTCCAGTCAGGGCCAGAGAGCCGTAGAGATGGGCCTCCACGCGTGCCACGCGATCCAGCAGCTCCGCCTTGCGAAGTCGCTCCACGAATCGCGCTCCGGCACGCATGGGCCCGACCGTGTGCGAGCTGCTCGGTCCGATGCCGATGGTGAAGAGTTCGACGACGGAGAGGCTCATGCGAGTGACGCGGTGATATGGGCCTTGCGGTGGTGCTACACACCCAGCTCCTTTTTCACTTCGACAAAGGCGGTGACTGCTTGTTCCAATTCCGCCTTCGTATGTGCAGCGCTGATTTGGGTGCGGATGCGTGCCTTGCCCACCGGGACCACCGGGTAGCTGAAGCCGATGACGTACACACCGCGCTTCAGCATGGCATCGGCGAACTTCGTCGCCAGGGCGGCATCACCCAGCATGATGGGCACGATGGGATGCTCACCGGGTACGGTATTGAACCCGGCCATGGTCATCGCTTCGCGGAAGTAGCGCGTGTTGGATTCCAGTTGGTCGCGCAGCTTGGTGGATGCCTCCAGCAGTCGCAATGCTTCGAGGGACCCACCGGCGATACAGGGCGCCAGAGTATTGGAGAAAAGATAGGGCCGCGAGCGCTGGCGCAGCAGGGCGATGATGTCCTTTCGTCCGCTGGTGTAGCCACCGGAGGCGCCGCCCAGTGCTTTCCCGAGCGTTCCAGTGAGGATGTCGATGCGGCCCATCACGTCGCGGAACTCATGCGTGCCGCGACCGTGCTTGCCCATGAAGCCCACGGCATGCGAGTCGTCCACCATGGTGAGCGCGCCATACTTGTCCGCCAGATCGCAGATCTCTTTGAGCGGTGCGATGGTGCCATCCATGGAGAAGACGCCGTCCGTGGCGATGAGCTTGAACCGCGCGCCCGCGGCATCCGCTTCCTGCAACCGCGCTTCCAGCTCCGTCATGTCGGAGTTCTTGTAGCGATAGCGCTTCGCTTTGCAGAGGCGGATGCCATCAATGATGCTCGCGTGATTCAGTTCGTCACTGATCACGGCGTCCTCGGGACCGAGCAGCGTTTCAAAGAGACCACCGTTCGCATCAAAGCAGGAGGAGTAGAGGATGGTGTCCTCCGTGCCCAGGAAATGGCTGAGCGCCTCCTCCAGTTCCTTGTGCACCTGCTGGGTGCCACAGATGAAGCGGACACTGGCGAGGCCGTAGCCCCAGTGCTCCAGCGCTTCATGTGCCGCACGTCGCACGGAGGGGTGCTGAGCGAGGCCGAGGTAGTTGTTCGCGCACAGGTTGAGCACAGCGCCGCCACCGTTGGCGCGGACGAGGGAGCCCTGCGGGGTGGTCAGGATACGCTCGCGCTTCGTGGTGCCCGCTTCACGGATGTTTTCAAGTTGCGTGGAGACATGTGTAAGAAATTGTTGAGTGGTACTCATACTGAGAAATGAAGCAGTTGTAGTTCGCTACGGGCGCTCAGCTGGGGCGCGTTGGCCAACGATGCAGAAGCTTTGGGTCAATTTCTTGCCATACTGCAGACGCTAATTTGCCTGGGTTGCCCTTAAAACGAGCCGGTTCAAACTCAAATTTGTGTTTTTGACGCGCTCGGAAATTGAGCATGTGACCATAGTTTATCTCTTCTGATTGGCCTCTCTTGTCGCCTCGAGCCAAGTTTCTTTTTTCAACCCAGCTGAGATATTGCTCCTTGTCAGAGTGAAATAGAAAGATGATCTCAAATCTTGTCACGAGAGGATTGGGATCGAGGTCAGCGCATCCAACAAAGAGAGGATGTTTAAAGTCGGTCTTCTCCAAAATCTCCAAGAACTGAACTCGTTTGTTACGTTCATGCTGCTGTGCGGTAGGCAGGGCGTAGTTCTCTTTACCGCCAATATTTTCCAAATCGACGACCGTACAAATTCCGTAGCTTGGGAGCCAGCTTAGCAGCGTGCTTTTGCCAGCTCCGGGCGGACCAACAATCAAGTACTTCTTCGCTTTCATAAAGCTCCTTAAGTTTGCCAGTCCAGGATTACCTTGCCGCTTTGTCCGCTCTCCATGGCGGCGAAGCCCTTCTCGAACTCGGTGTAGTGATAGCGGTGCGTGATGACCGGCTTGATATCGAGCCCAGTCTCCAGCATCACCGTCATCTGGTACCAGGTCTCATACATTTCACGACCGTAGATACCATGGATGGTGAGCATGTTGAATACGACTTTCGTCCAGTCGATCGCAATCTGCTCCGAGGGAATGCCGAGCATGGCGATGCGTCCGCCATGGCACATGTTGTCGATCATGTCGCGGAAGGCCTGTGGGTTACCGCTCATTTCGAGACCCACGTCGAAGCCTTCGCGTATGCCGAGCTTCTTCTGCACATCGGCCAGGCTGCCGCGAGTCACATTGAGGGCCACCGTCGCACCCATCTTCTTCGCTAGATCAAGACGGTAGTCGTTCACATCTGTTACCACCACATGGCGGGCGCCAGCGTGCTTCACCACTGCGGCCGCCATGATGCCGATGGGCCCTGCACCGGTGATGAGCACATCTTCTCCCAGCACCTCAAACGCGAGCGCCGTGTGCACGGCATTGCCAAAGGGGTCAAAGATGGAAGCCACTTCCTTGTCCACATCATCCCGATGGTGCCACACATTCGTCATGGGCACGCTGATGTATTCGGCGAAGGCTCCGGTCCGATTCACGCCGATGCCTACGGTATCTTTGCAAAGATGACGACGTCCCGCGAGGCAGTTACGACAGCGGCCACACACCACGTGTCCCTCCGCGCTGACGATTTCGCCGGGGTGGAAGTCGCTCACGTTTGAGCCCACTTCCACGACTTCGCCCACGAACTCATGTCCCACGACCATGGGCACAGGAATGGTCCGCTGTGCCCACGCATCCCACTTGTAGATGTGCAGATCCGTGCCGCAGATGCCAGTCTTGTGCACCCGAATCAGGACATCATTGATGCCGATGGTGGGCTCGGGCACGTCTTGCAGCCAGAGGCCGCGTTCCGACTTTGCTTTGACGAGGGCTTTCATGAGTGAAGCGGTGCATCCGGCATGCCGGATGAAATTTCCAACATTTTGGATTGCCATTTCCGGCATGCAAGACAAAAATCCGGTTTATTGTATGCCAAGGAAATCCGCCAAGTCCGTTCCCCGACCCGCCGCCGAACCCGCAGAGGCCATCAGCCGCCATCTTGGGAATCGGGTGAAACAACTGCGCGCGGAGCGTGGCTGGTCCCTGGAGGCGCTGGCGGGCGCGAGTGGCGTGAGCAAGTCGATGCTGAGCGAAATTGAGCGCGAGCAGGCCAATCCCACGCTGGCCGTGACCCTGCGCATCGCCCAGGCGTTTGAGCTGAGCCTTGGGGAATTGATTGGTGCCCCGGGTGCCACGTCCGGCATCCGTGTCATTCGCAATGCGGACCGTGCTTATCACTATCGTTCCGATGATCATTGTCGGATTCGCACGCTGAGCCCGCTGAATCTGGAAAAGGACGTGGAGTTTTATGAGGTGACCCTGCAGCCGGAGGGTGCTTTGCGCAGCCAGGCGCACTTTGAAGGCACGCGTGAGTTCCTCACGGTAGTAAAGGGGCAGGTGAAAGTGGAGTCCGGCGGAGACAACGAACTCCTGCACCATGGGGACTCGTCAAACTATCGTGCCGACGTCCCACACGCGATCGTCAATGCTGGCCGCAGCGAGGCCGTGGTGTTTCTCGTGGTGATCTACCGGTGAACATCGCCGGCGCTACCTGTTTCATTTTCGCTTTTTCAAACGCTCCTCCTCATTCCTATGAAATTGCTGCTGCCTCAGTACTTCCTCGCTGTCGCCTGTCTACTGGGCGCCACGGCTTCCGGGCAGATGCCGCCGGAACTCGTCAAAGCGGAACGCGCCAAGATCCTGGAAGGCGTAGGCTCCGTGCCCAAGACAGGTGCGCCGGGTCCGATAGCGATCTGGGGCACCATGGCGTTTCCCATCCTCTCCGCACCGGATCGTCAGGGAGCAGAGCTCGCCGTGGCTGCCGCAGCGGGATATGGAAAGGGACGTGTCATTCTCTTTGGGCACAACAGCTACCTCACGGGCAGCGAAGGCGGTGACCATGCGAAGCTGATGGAGAATTGCGTGAAGTGGGCTGGAGGCAAGGCCAGTCCACGTGTCGGGCTCAAGCAGGTGAACGCAGTCAATTTCTACAAGGAGCATGGCTTCAACTCCACGAAGGCCTTCACGGGGCCTTTGGAGAAGAAGACGCTGAATGACTTCGATGTCATCATCATCAACATCCAGGCCGTGACGGATCCCGCAGAGGGGGAGGCGCTGGCAGCGTGGGTGAAAGAGGGTGGTGGTGTGGTGGCAGGCATGACAGGTTGGGCCTTTGAGCAGACCAGCGGTGGAAAGAACCTCGCCGTGGCGCATGGCGTGAATCGAGCCCTGATGCCGGCAGGCATTGCCATCACGGACATGAGTGCCTTTGATCAGCTGCCATCGTTCCAAGGTCGCGCCGATTTGCCGGCCATGATGAATGCCTCCGTGGCCATCGCTGCAATCAAGAAGCAAGGTGGCGGGGGTACTGCACCCTCGGCGGAAGAGCTGAAGCAGGGCATGAGCGCCATCCAGGTGGCTCTGGCCTCCCAGCCGCCAGATCGCAACAACCTGCGTGATGCGGTGGTCGCAGCGATTGGAGGCATGGGGAGTGCCACACCTGTGCCGACGAAGGCGGAACCCCTCACCGAAGTCAAAAATCCCGCGGACCGCCTTCGCCTCGGCATGGAGACACGGGTGCTGCGTCTCGCACCGGGCAGCGCCGCTGCGGCACATCCTGCGCATGCAGCGTTCCCCGGAAAGGCTCCGGCGGATGCAGCGCGCATCACGCAAGAGGTGAAGGTGAATCCGGGAATCCCGGGTTGGACCAGCACGGGGTTGTATGCCGTCGCTGGCGAACCTATCACTGTGACCTTGCCTGCAAATCTCACAGGCAAGGGATATGCGGTGCGTATCGGCTGCCACTCGGACACGCTGTATCACCTCGATAGCTGGTCCCGTGCACCGGACATCACCAAGTCCGTCGCGCTTGAGTCTGTCGAGACCAAAGCTGCAAGCGCGTTTGGTGGTCTAATCTACATCGAGGTGCCGGGTCGCGCTTCGAGTGATGCGCCCTTCTCCGCGGGCATCAAGGGGGGCATCGCCGCGCCTCTGTTTGTACTGGGGCAGGATGATGACGCAAAGTGGAACAATGAGATCAAAAGTCGCCCGGCACCCTGGGCAGAGCTGGCCTGTGACAAGGTGATTCTTTCCGTGCCCTCCGAAGTGGCCCGCACTGTGAAGAATCCCACGGAGCTCATGGCGTTTTGGAAAAGGGTGGTGGAGGCGCAGGATGATGTGAGCAACCAGACCGCCGAACGTAAACGCCCCGAGCGCATGGTGGCGGACGTGCAAATCAGTGCTGGCTTCATGCATTCCGGGTACCCCATCATGATTCACGTCCCGGAAGCGATGGAGATGGTGACGTATGGACGGATCAAGTTTCCGGGCTGGGGGTTCTACCATGAGATTGGGCACAATCATCAACGGGACACTTTCACCTTTGCGGGTACGGGCGAGGTTACGAACAATGTCATCGGCATGTACTGCTACCACGCCGTGCTGCAGAAGGACTGGCTCATCGGTCACCCCGCCATCAGCGAGGAATCGCGTAAGAAGAATGTGCAGAAGATCAAGGCCGCCTCGGACAAGTGGGCCGCATGGAAGGCAGACCCCTTCCTGGCGCTCACCACCTACATCCAGCTCGTGCAAGGATTCGGCTGGGACAGCTGGAAAAAATACCTGCACAGCTTTGCCGACAGCAGCTATGGCCCCACGCCGAAGAATGATGACGAGCGTCGTGATCAATTTCTCGTCCGATATTCAAAAATCGTGAACAAGAACCTCGGACCCTTCTTCGATGCATGGGGCATCCCGGTAAGCTCCAGTGCGAAGGCGGAGGTTTCAAAATTCGAAGCGTGGATGCCAAAAGAGATGTGAACAGGATTCGGTGGTGTCATAGTGACGCGGTCAAATATTCATGCCGCTCGACACCACCAGACTTGCCGCCTTCTATCGCGACGCATTGCTGCGCGATTGCATGCCCTTCTGGTTTCCCCGCTGTGTCGATACGCAGCATGGGGGCTTCCTGCACTGTGTGGATGCGGACGGCTCGGTGCTCGACACGGACAAGTCCGTGTGGGCACAGGGGCGCATGAGCTGGATGTTGCTCACGCTTTTCAACACCCTCGAGTCACGACTGGAATGGCTGGCGTGGGGTGAGAGTGGATTGCGCTTCCTGGAGCATCATGGCGTGGACAGGAGTGATCCGCTCGGGCGGATGTATTTCCACGTCACCCGTGAGGGCCAGCCAATCCGGAAACGCCGCTATGCCTATAGCGAGAGTTTCACGGCCATTGCTTATGCCGCTCATGCGCGTGCAACAGGTCATGCTGTATCTGCGGAGCGGGCTCGAGCGTTGTTTGATCTCTTCGTGAAGTGGAATTTCACCCCCGGCCTCATGCCGCCAAAGTACACGGGCACGCGACCGATGATCGGCATGGGGCCGCGCATGATCACGCTGGTCACTGCGCAAGAGCTTGCCACCAATCTGGGAGATGATGCCATGCTGCGCAGCTGGCGGGATCGCTGCATTGAGGAGATTGAGAAGCTCTTCGTCCGGCCTGAATTGCAGTGCGTGATGGAGAACGTCGCGCCAGATGGCAGTCTCGTCGACCATTTCGACGGGCGTCTCCTGAATCCCGGGCATGCCATGGAGGCCGCGTGGTTTATCATGCAGGAGGGGGCATTGCGCAGGGAGTCACGCTTCGTGGAGCTGGGCTGCAAGATGCTGGACTGGATGTGGGCTCGTGGCTGGGATGCTGAGCACGGTGGCATCTTCTACTATCGCGACG
It encodes:
- the tdh gene encoding L-threonine 3-dehydrogenase; this translates as MKALVKAKSERGLWLQDVPEPTIGINDVLIRVHKTGICGTDLHIYKWDAWAQRTIPVPMVVGHEFVGEVVEVGSNVSDFHPGEIVSAEGHVVCGRCRNCLAGRRHLCKDTVGIGVNRTGAFAEYISVPMTNVWHHRDDVDKEVASIFDPFGNAVHTALAFEVLGEDVLITGAGPIGIMAAAVVKHAGARHVVVTDVNDYRLDLAKKMGATVALNVTRGSLADVQKKLGIREGFDVGLEMSGNPQAFRDMIDNMCHGGRIAMLGIPSEQIAIDWTKVVFNMLTIHGIYGREMYETWYQMTVMLETGLDIKPVITHRYHYTEFEKGFAAMESGQSGKVILDWQT
- a CDS encoding helix-turn-helix domain-containing protein; its protein translation is MPRKSAKSVPRPAAEPAEAISRHLGNRVKQLRAERGWSLEALAGASGVSKSMLSEIEREQANPTLAVTLRIAQAFELSLGELIGAPGATSGIRVIRNADRAYHYRSDDHCRIRTLSPLNLEKDVEFYEVTLQPEGALRSQAHFEGTREFLTVVKGQVKVESGGDNELLHHGDSSNYRADVPHAIVNAGRSEAVVFLVVIYR
- a CDS encoding M60 family metallopeptidase, with amino-acid sequence MKLLLPQYFLAVACLLGATASGQMPPELVKAERAKILEGVGSVPKTGAPGPIAIWGTMAFPILSAPDRQGAELAVAAAAGYGKGRVILFGHNSYLTGSEGGDHAKLMENCVKWAGGKASPRVGLKQVNAVNFYKEHGFNSTKAFTGPLEKKTLNDFDVIIINIQAVTDPAEGEALAAWVKEGGGVVAGMTGWAFEQTSGGKNLAVAHGVNRALMPAGIAITDMSAFDQLPSFQGRADLPAMMNASVAIAAIKKQGGGGTAPSAEELKQGMSAIQVALASQPPDRNNLRDAVVAAIGGMGSATPVPTKAEPLTEVKNPADRLRLGMETRVLRLAPGSAAAAHPAHAAFPGKAPADAARITQEVKVNPGIPGWTSTGLYAVAGEPITVTLPANLTGKGYAVRIGCHSDTLYHLDSWSRAPDITKSVALESVETKAASAFGGLIYIEVPGRASSDAPFSAGIKGGIAAPLFVLGQDDDAKWNNEIKSRPAPWAELACDKVILSVPSEVARTVKNPTELMAFWKRVVEAQDDVSNQTAERKRPERMVADVQISAGFMHSGYPIMIHVPEAMEMVTYGRIKFPGWGFYHEIGHNHQRDTFTFAGTGEVTNNVIGMYCYHAVLQKDWLIGHPAISEESRKKNVQKIKAASDKWAAWKADPFLALTTYIQLVQGFGWDSWKKYLHSFADSSYGPTPKNDDERRDQFLVRYSKIVNKNLGPFFDAWGIPVSSSAKAEVSKFEAWMPKEM
- a CDS encoding AGE family epimerase/isomerase; its protein translation is MPLDTTRLAAFYRDALLRDCMPFWFPRCVDTQHGGFLHCVDADGSVLDTDKSVWAQGRMSWMLLTLFNTLESRLEWLAWGESGLRFLEHHGVDRSDPLGRMYFHVTREGQPIRKRRYAYSESFTAIAYAAHARATGHAVSAERARALFDLFVKWNFTPGLMPPKYTGTRPMIGMGPRMITLVTAQELATNLGDDAMLRSWRDRCIEEIEKLFVRPELQCVMENVAPDGSLVDHFDGRLLNPGHAMEAAWFIMQEGALRRESRFVELGCKMLDWMWARGWDAEHGGIFYYRDAAGKPVQEYWHDMKFWWPHDEALIATLMAWRLTGEPRYAEWHERVRLWSFEHFADAQHGEWFGYLNRDGSRSTTTKGNLWKSFFHHPRALWMCHGMLAAEAPPA